From Pectinophora gossypiella chromosome 18, ilPecGoss1.1, whole genome shotgun sequence, one genomic window encodes:
- the LOC126375201 gene encoding dynein regulatory complex protein 9-like isoform X5, with amino-acid sequence MSRSYRALWEWMEAVKLREQVMKDLVEEEAKNKITARDVRRQLRQQRNHQKSAVYATERVVDNLVRRIEDSELTASVEGRYVHRWQRARHEQHEETIRLKELSREETIDIYKVRLEQETRIHQEIELIININVHETLQQIELWMTKYDRDMEAMDLSITIMKNNYQKACDQRQALENQRARKSTVPRLLPVEPTADATATKEQHESEEDLDSDDIYWCLPFFQSSLMATILEDTITQLRILIECNSEMRVAKTIADLGYLRAIKYGVQQSSRKKDILDSIDVKNLHCVEYKLNKLEADRTNILDMFVRLYVELTVQNCYITLLDFVQTIIDKDEYLKYLTAEEARNKILRRELSKQLRQQRNHQKTVTYEAESIIGNLRSSIEDAVLLAETQGRYVDNWQNARTEQHKDVIHGKESFYSDSTEFYKMRTDHESRVHLEVENFTNILINETLKSIEDWMDKYEEDMEKIDLRIQIQKNDYQNMHDKRRGMEKLYNKHWKEMKDWNTFKEERAKAQLYHDTMQKSAIIVQAWWRGLLVRKQLGPFRPKKKKGGGKGK; translated from the exons ATGTCACGGAGCTATCGGGCCCTGTGGGAGTGGATGGAAGCTGTCAAGCTGCGTGAACAAGTCATGAAGGACCTCGTCGAGGAAGAGGCTAAGaataaaat CACGGCCAGAGATGTCCGCCGACAGTTACGGCAACAACGCAACCACCAGAAGTCTGCGGTGTATGCCACCGAGCGTGTTGTGGACAACCTCGTCAGGCGGATCGAA GATTCTGAGCTGACAGCGTCAGTCGAGGGTCGGTACGTACACCGTTGGCAGAGGGCTCGCCATGAGCAGCACGAGGAGACCATCAGATTGAAGGAGTTGAGCAGGGAAGAGACCATCGACATCTATAAGGTGCGCTTGGAACAGGAGACACGGATCCACCAAGAAATTGAACTGATCATCAATATCAACGTACAC GAAACCTTGCAGCAAATAGAGCTCTGGATGACGAAGTACGACCGGGACATGGAGGCCATGGACCTGAGTATAACCATCATGAAGAACAACTATCAGAAGGCATGTGACCAGCGACAGGCGCTGGAGAATCAG CGTGCTAGAAAATCAACGGTCCCGAGACTACTTCCTGTAGAACCAACAGCTGATGCAACAGCTACAAAAGAACAACACGAAAGTGAAGAAGACCTTGATTCTGACGACATTTATTGGTG TTTACCATTCTTTCAATCCTCACTGATGGCTACAATACTTGAAGATACGATTACGCAACTTCGAAttttaa tTGAATGCAATAGCGAAATGCGTGTCGCTAAGACTATAGCCGATCTTGGTTACCTACGTGCTATAAAATATGGAGTGCAGCAGTCGTCTaggaaaaaagatattttagatAGTATTGACGTCAAGAATCTCCATTGCGTGGAATATAAGTTGAACAAGCTTGAAGCGGATAG AACTAATATCCTGGATATGTTCGTGAGATTATATGTTGAATTAACTGTCCAAAACTGTTACATAACATTGCTTGACTTCGTACAAACAATTATCGACAAGGACGAATATTTAAAGTACCTAACTGCTGAAGAAGCTAGGAATAAAAT actTCGTAGAGAATTATCTAAGCAGCTGCGCCAACAGCGGAATCATCAGAAAACCGTCACTTATGAAGCTGAATCTATAATCGGAAACCTAAGATCGTCTATCGAG gaTGCAGTACTTCTAGCAGAGACACAAGGTCGTTACGTGGACAATTGGCAGAATGCTCGTACTGAACAACATAAAGACGTTATACATGGAAAAGAAAGTTTTTACTCCGACAGCACAGAATTCTACAAAATGAGAACTGACCATGAATCCAGAGTTCATTTGGAAGTTGAGAATTTTACAAATATTCTTATCAac GAAACTCTGAAAAGCATTGAAGATTGGATGGATAAATATGAAGAAGATATGGAAAAAATTGATCTGAGAATACAAATCCAGAAAAATGATTATCAGAATATGCATGATAAAAGACGTGGTATGGAGAAATTG TACAACAAACATTGGAAGGAGATGAAGGATTGGAATACATTCAAAGAAGAGCGCGCGAAGGCTCAACTGTACCATGATACTATGCAGAAGTCTGCTATCATTGTGCAAGCCTGGTGGCGCGGGTTGCTCGTGCGCAAACAACTTGGACCCTTCAGACCAAAGAAAAAGAAGGGAGGAGGAAAAGGAAAGTGA